The Rosa chinensis cultivar Old Blush chromosome 7, RchiOBHm-V2, whole genome shotgun sequence DNA segment CATTGTTCCTTCCTACTCCACAACACCCCTTGTCAATCACTGCAAATCCTGAATGTACCATTTTTCAAAATCAACGGTTAGATAAGGACCAAATTAAAACAAATTCTGCTGTCATGCAAAGTTCTCGTCATATCTGATATGTTATGTTGTCAACCGTCGTCAATCTTGTGATGGATGTAGTTATTATTCATGCATGCAAAGTATGTAGAATATGTACCAGAAGCATTTGGGTTTTTATAGAGGTCAACGGTGCTTTGATAAGCATCTACGTAGACAAACTTGGCTCCAGGCAATTGACCGCCATTGAAATTGTCAACAAGTTTTTTAAGCCCCGAGTTGAACATAACAATGGCATTGTTGATGTCTTCATTGCAACGGCTGTTGTTGCCATGAAATCTTGCTAGTTGATATGGTATGCAGCCAATTTGGCCAATTGCTGTCACAATCACTTTTCGAGCTCCGAAGGAATACAATTGCTGAAGAAAAacgcagaaaaaaaaatattatagtTAGAGACTTGGGGGATTTCATATCAGATTGAAAATCTCAGCCATGTAAGATTTTGTGGAATTATCAATCTCGATTAGGAATGCAATAACTTGTTACTCTACTTGCAGAAAAAGTAATCGGACAGAGTTGTGCTATTTTAGTTTAATTCCTCCTGCATTGTGGATATAAATTTATGTAATGCCCATGCTTTGCATCATTAATAAACTCTTTTGTATATGAATCAGGATTATATCACTGCTATTAGGACTGGTAAACTTTTATGGGAAGGTGGCTAGTTTTGTTTGTCTGCATAAGTAGACCTTGGTCCCTGCTCTAGCTATCATCAAGCATACGTTGTTCTCTGCCCATTAGAGACGGCCTAATGGATAGCTCAGAGGAGAAGCACCAAGATTCGACCATATCTACACCAGGTTAGTATTAAGTTTCACAATCTTCATTCCCTATGCATGAGTAAGTTCGTGTTCTTAATCTTAAGCAtaacacatatatacatatatacatcaaTATTAATTTACAAGCCATAGACAGAATATTAATATCATGAACTAGATTCCCAACATGACCTTGACATGTACTGAAGATAGCCACTGTTCACATTGAGAAATTCATTCTGCCACTCTGATTTTTAAtgttttgttattaatttcaGACACTTGGGGCAACAGTAGATGATGGTTTTGCTGTTCGAAAAGTTTACTACTTACTGTGAGCTGGCGCGAGTAGTCCTGAAGAAGTGCAGCAGCATAAGCTTTTGTAGTGAAATCAGAACTGGTTGTGTAGAAGTTTGGCATGTAATAATTGTTAAGATAATCATTACTCCCCATCCCAGAATAGAAGATGCATCTGCTAAGATAGCTGTTTAGTTCATTGGCGTCTCCTCTAAACAACCTTCTCATTTCTGGCAGTATATTATTTCCAAAGGTCAACACTTGTTGGTTCATCGATGTGTGACCACCCTGTGCATGGAAACAAAATCTAACGTCACTCCAAAAATCTTCATATAATAGTGCAAGATATAATTTGTAATAAGCCATATTCGAAATGATTCAATTTATCATGCATGATAATATATTATTATCGTTATGTAATAACTAGTACCAGTTAATTATGGAATGTGATAACAATGTATATCAGTTAAGCTGACATCAATTTCAGAGTAAAGGTCTTATTACCAAATTATCTCCAGTTTCATCTCGAATGCCAGATGCCCCTGATGCAAGATTCACTCCCCTCATAAGTGCAGCTCCACGAGTTCTTGAATAAGGCGGAATATAAGTTCGAAACCCCAGAAGCTCAGCTGCAAATGCCACAAGAATAGTGTTAGATTACTATCTCGATTCAGAGTATAACAGAGTAGGATCCAGGGTATAGGAGCTGCTATAGGGAACTTAATAAGGCAGTAAAATGCATTGATCACTAATTAACTTACTGAAGAATGATGTGCAATGAAAAATGATTGATGAGTACACATATTAATATTATGCCGTCAACAAAAAACTTTATATTACCTAGTACATCAACATAGGTTCGACCATTGGTGAAGCGGCCGGTGACACCCTGAGGAAAGTCAACGCCATAAGGCCTATAATTTGCCCTAGCAAGTGTGATCATTCTATTGTTGTTTCCATTGTCCACCAACGAGTCACCGAAAATGAAGAAGCAAGGGACTTGCTGCTGCTGCAGTGGCTGCGAGCAAGCCCTGGCACTCAACCGTAGCCAAACCACTAGTACAAATAACAACCTCCCCAACTCTTTAGACTTCCTCATCTTAATTTGATTGGACGATAGCTTCTCATTGCTATAGTTTTATAGACATTTCTTCTAGGCCTTTTCTTAATCGCTATGAAGCCACTCATGTGTAATATGGTTGTGATGATGAAAACTTGTGAATAAAGCAACTTTTAGTTCAGCAGCGGTGGTTTATGGACAACTATCCTGTGAACTGTAATAAATATTGCCATATTCATACATATACTAGAGACAGATGAGATCAATATGACATTTGTCAATATGCACATCCATGTGTATTTATGGAGGGAGGGGAAATGAGAGGAGGCCTTCTCACCAGCTACTATGGACTTGCTGCTTGCATATATTTAAGTGCCATTTGCTTGCGTATATAATAACGTCCAAAATCCAATCTTGGTTCTTTGAGTCGATGAGAGAGGTTGTCCATTGTTATTAATAGTAAGATAAGAAACACTGCGAATGAGTTAATGTCCTAGGAGTGCCTTGGCAAGATGCTCATGCAGGATGCATCTTTTTAGAGGAAAACAAGGACTTGGAGCATAATTGCTTCAGGAGACTTCGATATATATTCGTCCCATAATTATCAATCATCATGGCTTCTAGCTAACCTAAGAGTATCTCCAACCGCTTTTCTTTAATATCTCTATTATATGAACTTGAAAGTTaaattctctttaatttttcttttataatcCTAACAACTtttctctaagatattctctatAATTTATTATCCACCATTGAATATAgtattaattttaaaatttcaaaaacatAACCAAATAATTACTTATGGAAATATGAGGAATGCTCTAGAGCTAACTGGTTAGCTTTGTCAAATAATTAGGCACATATCGGTATCTCCGCCGTTCAGTTTCTCGGTTCTAATGAGTaaatcacttatgcaaattttcaactaaattgatgatcttttaaGTACTagactagatcaaatcaatggacgaaccaaatctgtccaacctaaactgttcgtgttcataattagtaaatcacgattatgaatacCCAAACGAGCATCAATTTGCAAAAACGAACTACTTATAAGGACCTAAAAACTTAACAGTGGAGATGCCGATATGTGACCTAAAAGATGGTTAGCTTCTTAATACAAAGTTAACCGGTTAGCTCCAAAGCGCTCCTCTtagaaatatataaatatatatacacacacacacacacacatacaagaCCCTTCTAatgagggatccttttttttggtattttctaggaatagggcattagaccaacttttcgatcatattttaacatcttaaccgttcagattttaggtccaaatgtgtagatcacgtctgcaaattttcagccaaattaattatcgttaaggcattcaaaacggcgacttaagattataagtatgaacggttcaagtttgacagatttggttcgttcattgatttattctagtttgataccttaacgatcactgatttggctgaaaatttgcagaaatgatctacacattaggacctaaaaactgaacggttgagatgccgaaatgtgatcgaaaagttggtctaataacCTATCCCTATGAAAgaccaaaaaagggatcccttatatatatatatatatatatatatatatatatatatacacagatcctATTCAGAGCTgagctccactttgaaattaacgtgtgaagttcgagttttgggtcacttttcagttgcatatccacatctcgaccgtttagtttttaggtactagtgtatagatcatctctgcaaatttttagccaaattgatgatcgttaaggtatgtAACTCGCTtcaaccaatggacggactgaatctgtcaacctgaaccgtactagctttaagacagTTATCAATGCAGTAACGATAGCAatctgaaattaacgtgtgaagttggagtttagggtcacttttcagtctcatccacatctcgacatttcagtttttaggtactaatgtatggataatctctgcaaaatttcagccaaattgatggctgttaaggcattgatagcTGCCTTAAAACTAGTACGGTTCATGGTTGACATATTcaattcgtccattggtttaagtgagttacaTACCttcaagatcatcaatttggctgaaactttgcaaaaatgatctatacattagtacctacaaactgaacggtcgagatgtggatatgagaccgaaaagtgaccctaaactccaatcTTACACGTTAATAGAATCTGTATATATtttgaagagagaagagagaagatataaaaacaatctcattttttattaattataaatCATTGATGATGGACACAATCATTAAGAGGAACATCCTGAACAGCGGAGGTAgctaaaagtaacttagaatgctaagaaataaatcataattaaagcTAAACGTATGAACAATTGACACAATCCCTTTGATCTGTTCctaatcaaattccaaaataTTATAGCGAGGACCAAAGAAATGATATCGAGGATCAAATGAACACGAGCTCTATCCTCGCACTCTAGTTTCGGACAGTCATATTCAATGTAGGTGCCCAGAGAGGATCTGATGATCTTGATGGCGTCTTTGTCAGTGAAGATTGGTGGCAACCCATAGATCTCCACCCAAACCGGGAGTAGCTTTACAAGGATCTCTTCCATGACAGCCACACCATCGTAATTTGATACCACCACCGTTGCATGGCGGTAAAACCAAGGCCCACCTTACAGGACCTTGTTCTTATCAGTGTCATAGTCGAATCGGCAAAGATAGCAACCGCGGGGCTTCTCATGGATCGACAAACGCCCCAAAATAGGCCAGACCCAACTCATGGAAGCCATGAACTCTGGGGGACAATCTAGTCTGAATCTGTGTTGACAATGCGAGCTAGCAAGAAAGTATCACTCACACAAGTGTATGTTATAACCATTGTTAGCCAACTTTGTCGTTGCGCATCATGAATAGCGAGGCGTCTAATCTTTTTGTCATAGCTTTGACAGGTGATAGCCATATCACCTGGTAGGGAGGTGAACTAGAAGAGGGGAGAGGGGCAGTAGGGAGATCAGAGGTAAAGACACAAGTAAGAAAAAGTAAGTTGAGGGAGGACAAAAAACAGTTGCAGCTAGGGTTTGGTTTGAGAGAGCGAGAGGGGTCTCTCATATCTGTGAATCGTTCGTACTATAATACCTGGATTCACAGCGAAAAAGCATTAACTATAAACACAATGAGGCAAGAGACACATAAACATCACTAACAGAAATTACAGTCACACCGAGGCCTTAATCTTCCATGTAGAGTCCAAATGATGAACAATGTGTGTGGATATCCTCCGCCCTCTGAAGAGTTTTATCAGTAGCTACATGCAGATGAAAGCTGGTTTTGGGACTGCATTGTAGCTCATGATTATCGGGAAGTTAACATGATTGCTGATGTGCTATTTAAGTATAGCTTAGATACACTAGCAATACGGAGCAACCTCCTCAAGTTATCTACATGGATACCCGATGTAGTTTCTTCTATTGACCTGTTTATTCATTGTCTAATTATGCGAAGCAAAAAGAATAGATACTCTGAAAATTACGTTACCGGAGCCTGAACTTTAATCATGTACATACAAAATCATTTGGATTTGTTCACAGTAGGTGTTTGCAACTTGCTAAAGGCGAGTATCTTTCAGAGTTTCAGTCAGAAAGTACTGAGAAAGAGCCAAGAAAGTAAGAATCTTGAACCGTTGAACTACACAACTCTTGGAGTTTCTTGGGAATTATCAACAATGATGAAAGGAAAggttatcaaattgatttgaaaTTGATAATGATCTACATTTCACTAATGGCTCATCAATATAATCTAACACTCTTCAGTACTTCAAAATTACATAATGAAAATAGGTTTAAACTCACATGCAGGCAACAGCAGCTTCAGAAGCAAGATGATAACACTTACTCTCAGAAAATTTCAGTCTGAATTGCTCAAAATTACCGGACTTAATTGCCTCCCTTACCGAGTGGAAGAAACTTAGATAGTGGTGAGTATTATGCCTGCAAatcaaagaataatatgatgatcatgaagacaaaaaaaaaaaatgatgccaACTGTAAAACTACAATCGGAAGCAAATAAAGTAGAACATACATTTCAAGTAGAATCTGAGCTAGCATTTCATGAACATTGAGCAGGTGATTGATGTACGCCTTTGTATGATTCTGGCACGTGTAACATTTACAATTTTCAACAATTGGTGAAGTGTCTTTCCTGAAAAAAGAGAGTAAAAAAGAATGTCAAGATAACATCTCTTGCGAGCACTATTACAGTTATTTTTGGATATATTGGGCAATAAATAATCACTAAAATATTCTATGAATATGTTAGGATGGACTTCACAAATTTATGTCACAAAATGCAAATGTAATTCCAATTTTCCAACCCGCATTATCTTTAATAAACTTGGAACTAAATTTAAATAATAGCATTTGTTATCACCAAATTAATAGCAAACTGCAGATAGCTTGGGCAATCTGTTGAGTTGCATTATGAAAAAATAATTCAAGTACAGGGATCTGTGACAACAATGATATGTCATTGATAAGGAGAAAAAATCTAGAAAGGTTAACTAGCATTAGGTGATTCTTGGTAGTGGTTGGGTAAGCACACGGTGAAGTCAATCATGGATCTCTATACACATTGTTTATCCACGAGTTAAGGTCAAACTTGGGTTGCTATTAAACTATCAACCTGACAGACAAAATATGAAACAATACACTTGTGAAGACTGTTAGTGATACAAGCATAAAGTGAAGTCATCAGTTACCTGTACATTGTTGCTCTCAAATTAATCTTTGTCTGATCACTTCCTATATTAGTTAACTGAAAAGCAGAGAGATTGGTCTCAACACCATCTAGTGGGAAGGTAAGTGCAAAGCCTCCAAGGGTAAGATGGTATATATACCTGCAACAGATTGATACATATTACCCCTTATGGAGAAGATTCTAGCAAGGAGAGACACATGCCGAAATTGTTAAAAAATGAATGAGCAACTTACGTAGAATCAAAAATATCAATTCCTGCAGCAACACCCTGCAAGACCTCTTCTGCcagaaataagaaaaagaataagTTCATATGTTAATTTAAACCATGTATTTCAGAGAAGTTATTTGATGTATTGTCCAAACAATTGCAAAACTACAATATAGTACTATGAAAGATCACAGAATGAATGCTATAACTCCATGCTAATACTACACGAATATGTTGAGCTAAAAGATATATTTCTATCGAAGCCATAAAATTTTCTCAGAAGTTATGTGTTAGCAGGGATCGAAAAGCCAACTTATGGTAAATTTGGTACACCTATTACCTGGAAGTCCAAGCCCACTGACCAAGCGTGGTTTCTCCTCTTCTAAGATATCCTGAACATATTCTAGCATTATTAGATATCAAAAATGATAACAGAAAAGGAAATCGTTCTTTTATCGACTCAGCTAAGAAGATAGAAGATAGAACTAATAATGAACAACATCACTGTAAGAGTCAATTTAAGTAACTTCAAACTGTTGCTGAAGAATCAGCTTAATTTTGGTACTGTAGTTGTTAGTAACACAACATAAACTTGTACAGTAGCCAGTGAGCTCCTTAGAAAGTCCAACTACCAAATTACTATCACGCCAAGCCCCAAAAAGATAAAACTTGATGTGATGGCAGTTTGAAAATTAAACTTGTGGACGCTGAAAATCCACCATGTTTATTTAACCATATTTTGCTAAATGTAACATCTCTGTGAATGAATAACTTGTGGGGGCGCAGCTCACTCAATTGTGCCTTGAGGTTTAATCCTCAGGTACTTCTTTCATTGGTATTGTCGCTatactaattaaaaaaaatgaggaaCATCTATACCATAAGATGCACTATAATCTTTTAGTTATGGTTGAAGATGacatctttattttttttgttttgaacacTAAATAAAAAAGTCTTCATTTTAGAAGTgtcttaatttttaattttttcaaagaaaaaaaaacaaattatattcattaaaaaaaaaaaaactgatacaATAAAAGTAGACAAGTAGTCCACACGTAACAAGgtagaaaaacaacaaaagccaCGAAGTTTGGTGAAATGCTACGCTTTACACTTGCAGACAACCCTATGCTTGACTACATCTCCCCTCCGGTCAAGCAAATTGAGAGAAATGCTACTCTCTCTAAATTCAGCTGAAATAGAAGCCCATAAAACTATGCTTTACGCTTGCAGACAACCCTATGCTTAACTACATCTCCCCTCCGGTCAAGCAAACTGAGAGAAATGCTATACCCTCTAAAATTCAGCTGAAACAGAAGCCCATAAAGCTGCCAAAAACTCCACTTTAATCCGACGCTCATACAACCCCTAAAaattcttctatttctttccaTCCAAAGCACCCACATGACATCTAGCACACTGTAACCTATTCGGAAGCCGTTATTCCTGGCACTTAAAAGAAGTCTCGTTGCTGGGATCTTCCGACTCAACCCCTCTATAAACACCCTCTcccaaaaatgagaaacaactTCACACTGCACAAAAACACGATCTATACACTCTTGTAGATGATTTCATACTCCTGTTTTGTTCAATTGCATTCCTCCCTTTTTATTCTTTGATATTGAAAAGATCGAAGGCAGATGAAAAGTATAAATATAAGAGGGGACTGATCTAATGTACAAGAAGGGAATACGAAATTTATCGTCCAATTTTAATTATGTCAATTGTCAAATGATTATGCTATAGAAACATCCACCTCAATCCCCTTAAAGGGGTAAACCAAATTTCCCTAAAAGAACCATAAACAAACTACAGTGTAGCATTGTTTCCTAGTGATGTGATACATTAATACCTTTTAGACCAGATAATAGCTGTTTGACCTCAAGTGCCAACCAAATATTACCCTAGATATGGTTCTCcctccccccccctctctctctctctctctctctctctctctctctctctgagaagAGAAGAGGAAGTGTAAACCCTGATAACAAATATTGACCTCTATCACCAACACTCATTTGACCAGCCGAACA contains these protein-coding regions:
- the LOC112179285 gene encoding GDSL esterase/lipase At1g33811, which produces MRKSKELGRLLFVLVVWLRLSARACSQPLQQQQVPCFFIFGDSLVDNGNNNRMITLARANYRPYGVDFPQGVTGRFTNGRTYVDVLAELLGFRTYIPPYSRTRGAALMRGVNLASGASGIRDETGDNLGGHTSMNQQVLTFGNNILPEMRRLFRGDANELNSYLSRCIFYSGMGSNDYLNNYYMPNFYTTSSDFTTKAYAAALLQDYSRQLTQLYSFGARKVIVTAIGQIGCIPYQLARFHGNNSRCNEDINNAIVMFNSGLKKLVDNFNGGQLPGAKFVYVDAYQSTVDLYKNPNASGFAVIDKGCCGVGRNNGQITCLPLQEACQDRTKHLFWDAFHPTDTANVGFGKATFSSGQYTYPINIQQLAML